A region of the Agromyces sp. CF514 genome:
AGCCGTACGGCACGCGCCTGCGGACCGTCACGACCGCAGCACTGGTGCAGGTCGCGGCGACCGGGCTCGGCATCCTGCTCGCGGTCGTGCACGCGCCGCACGCCGTCGAGGCGATCGTGCTCGCCGTGCTCATCACGGCGGTCATCGTGGCCTACAACCTGCTCGGGGTCACTCCGTCGGGGCCGTTGTTCGCGGTCTTCGGGCTGCTGGTGTGCGCGGCGCAGCCGATCGACGACGGCACCGGGTGGCAGCGATGGGGCGTCGCGTGGGCGGCGGCCGCCTTCGCCTGGCTGCTCGCCATGTCGGGGTGGGTGCTCCGGCGCGCGGCGCCCGGGCGCGCGAAGGCGGTGTTCCGCGACCTGCCGCGTCGTACTCCGGTGCGCGTTCATGCGTGGTCGGATGCGCGGCTGTGGCTCAACGTCGTGCAGAACGTCGCCGCCGCGCTCCTCGCAGGGGCGGCGGCGCTCGCGCTCGGCATCGGGCACCCCTACTGGGCTGTGGTGAGCGCCGTCGCGGTCATCCCGCCCGCGCGAGCGGCGCACACCGCGCAGCGCGCCGTGCACCGAGTCGCCGGCACCCTGGTCGGCGTCGTCGTCACCGCGCTCGTGCTCTGGCCCGACCCGCCGGCGTGGGTGCTCATCGTCGTGATCGCCGTGTGCCAGTTCGGCGCCGAACTGCTCGTCGGCCGCCACTACGGGGCGGCGCTGGTCTTCGTGACGCCGCTCGCCCTCGTCGTCGTGCACCTCGCGTCGCCCGTTCCGGTGTTCGGCCTCCTCGCCGACCGCGTGCTCGAGACGGTCCTCGGCGCCGCGGTCGGGTTGCTCGCCGTGCTCGCGGCCAAGCGGCTCGCCGAGGCCGACCGGCTGCCGCCGCCGAGCGGCGTGCTGCCGAGCGTCGGGCCGAAGCCGCGCTGACCCGGAGTCGCACACGTTCCCAGCGATCGCACAGGCCACCCATCGGCTGACGATAGACCGCACGCGCACGGTGGACGCATGGCGTTCCTGGTCCACGACGCGCGACGGTCGGAACGGCCGTCGCGCACCAGCCCCGGCGCCCGGCCGGCGATCGGCGCGGGTCGGCTGTGGCGCGTCGACGTGCTGCAGGCGCTCGCGGTGGCCTCAGTCGCGGTCGCGATCGCGCTGTTCCTCTCCGAAGGCGGTGGGACGCGCTTCGGCGACCTCGGCGCCGCGCTCACGTCGTCGGGCATCATCGCGGGGCTCGCGGCGACCGACCTGGTGCTGGTGATGCTGCTGCTCGCGTCCAGGGTTCCGCTCATCGAGCGCGCCGTAGGCCACGACGCGGCGATGGCGCTGCACGGGCGGCTCGGCAAGCCCGTGCTGTATCTGCTCCTCGCGCACGGCGCACTGCTCCTCGGCGGCTACGCGGTCGCCGACGGCGCAGGCGTCGTCGCCGAGGCGGTCGCGATCTGGAGCCTGCCCGATCTGCCGCTGGCGATGCTCGGGTTCGTGCTCTTCCTCGCGGTCGTCGTGTCGTCGGTCGTCACGGTGCGGCGGAGGCTCCGCTACGAGGCGTGGCACGTCGTGCACCTGCTGTCGTACGCCGCCGTCCTCGCGGCGCTTCCGCACCAGTTCAGCGTCGGCGGCCTGTTCGCCGAGGGCAGCTGGCAGCGGTGGTACTGGCTGGCTCTCGTCGTGGTCTCGCTCGGCGCGGTGGCGGTGTTCCGACTGCTCGTGCCGGCAGCGACGACGATGCGTCACGGCGTCCGCGTCGAACGCGTCGACCCGGTCGGCGACCCGCGCGACGGCGTGTTCTCCGTGACGATGCACGGGCGCCGGCTCGATCGGCTGGGCGCGCAGGGCGGCCAGTTCCTCATCTGGCGATTCCTCGCGAAGGGCCAGTGGTGGCAGGCCCACCCGTACTCGCTCTCGGCGGTGCCCCGCGGCGACCGCCTCCGCATCACCGTGCGGGCACTCGGAGACGGCTCGGCATCGCTCGCGGGGATGAGGCCGGGCACGCGCGTCGTGCTCGAGGGGCCCTACGGCATCTTCAGCGAGCGAGCGCGCACCCGTCGTCGCATCACGCTCGTCGGTGCGGGCATCGGTGTGACGCCGATCCGCTCGCTGCTCGAGCAGGCGCGGTTCCGCCCGGGCGAGGCGACGGTGGTGCTGCGAACGACGGGACCGGCCGACGGCTGGCTGCTCGACGAGGTCGCGGCCCTCTGCCGCAGTCGCGGTGCGACGCTCATCACCGTGCCCGGCCCCAGGGGCCACGGCTGGCTCCCCGCCGACGCCGAGCAGCAGGGGCTGCACCTCCGGGCGCTCGTGCCCGGAATCGCCGACAGCGACCTGTACGTGTGCGGGCCGCGAGCCTGGGCGGACTCGGTCATCGCCGAGGCCCGCGTGGCCGGGATCGCGCCCGAGCAGGTGCATCACGAGCGGTTCGACTGGTGAGACGGCGTGCGGTGCTCCTCGCGTCCGCGGCGTCGGCCGCGGCCATCCTCGGCGGCTGGCAGCTCGGCCAGGTCGAGACCGCCTCGCTCGACGCGTCGGGCACCGTGGAGACGGTCTCGTCGGACGATTCCGAGGCGACGGATGCCGCGGGCACGACCGACCCCGGTCAGGACGCGTCCGGCTCGACCGGGTCGTCGGACTCCGGCGCAACGGATCCGGGGGCGACGGGCGCCGGCTCGAGCGGTTCGGCCGGCACTGGCACCGCTTCGTCGGGCGCGGCCGACGGCACCTACAGCGGCTCGTCGGTCTCCACGCGCTTCGGCGACGTGCAGGTGCAGGTCACCGTCTCGGGCGGCGCCATCACCGAGGTCACCGCCCTGCGGCTGACGGATCACGACGGCCGGTCGGTGCAGATCAGCAACCGGGCGGAACCCGTGCTCCGCGACGAGGTGCTGCAGGCGCAGTCCGCCCGGGTGTCCTTCGTCAGCGGGGCGACGTACACGAGCGCCGCGTACCTGCAGTCGCTGCAGTCCGCGCTTGATCAGGCCGGGTTCACGGGATGACCGTCCACGGCGGCGCCATCCGGGGGAACGCCTTTCCCGCGATGGGCACGGTCGTCAGCCTCCGGGTCGGGGACCCTCCGGAAGGGTCGGCTGCCGCGGGCGCGTCACCGTGGTCGGGACCCGCTGCCGCGGCATCCGTCGACCGGTCGGCCCCGCTGCTCGCCGAGGTCATGGTCGCCTTCGCCCGCTGGGAGGCTCGCTGCAGCCTCGTCGAACCCCGTTCGGAACTCAGCCGCATCGCGCGCGGAGACCTCGCGCTGCACGCGGCGAGCGCGGAGGTGCGCGGCGCGTACGCGCTCGCGCTCGATTGGCGGTCGCGCACCGGCGGTCGGTTCACGCCGCATCGCGGCGACGGCGTCATCGACCTGAACGGGGTGGTGAAGGCGCTCGCGGTGGCGGACGCGGGCGACGCGCTCGACCGTGCCGGGCGCCTCGGCTGGGCGATCGATGCGGGCGGGGACATCCTCGTGGCGGCGGGAGCGCGCGTGCCCGTCGGCATCGCCGACCCGCTCGACCGGACCGCGCTGCTGGCTCGGTTCGATCTCGACGGCATGCGCCGGCGCGCGATCGCGACGTCGGGCTCGGCCGAGCGGGGCGACCACATCTGGACCGTCGCGGGGATCGAGGGCTCGCCCTTCGTGCAGGTGAGCGTGGCCGCGGCCGACCTCGTCACGGCCGACGTGCTCGCGACCGGCATCGTCGCGGGCGGGCTCGACGGCCTGCACGACCTCTCGGCGCGGTTCGACGTCGACGTGCTCGCCGTGACGCTCGATCGTCGGCTCCTCGCCA
Encoded here:
- a CDS encoding ferric reductase-like transmembrane domain-containing protein, with the protein product MAFLVHDARRSERPSRTSPGARPAIGAGRLWRVDVLQALAVASVAVAIALFLSEGGGTRFGDLGAALTSSGIIAGLAATDLVLVMLLLASRVPLIERAVGHDAAMALHGRLGKPVLYLLLAHGALLLGGYAVADGAGVVAEAVAIWSLPDLPLAMLGFVLFLAVVVSSVVTVRRRLRYEAWHVVHLLSYAAVLAALPHQFSVGGLFAEGSWQRWYWLALVVVSLGAVAVFRLLVPAATTMRHGVRVERVDPVGDPRDGVFSVTMHGRRLDRLGAQGGQFLIWRFLAKGQWWQAHPYSLSAVPRGDRLRITVRALGDGSASLAGMRPGTRVVLEGPYGIFSERARTRRRITLVGAGIGVTPIRSLLEQARFRPGEATVVLRTTGPADGWLLDEVAALCRSRGATLITVPGPRGHGWLPADAEQQGLHLRALVPGIADSDLYVCGPRAWADSVIAEARVAGIAPEQVHHERFDW
- a CDS encoding FUSC family protein gives rise to the protein MSAPASVGGWWREFRTLDVEVAVRAAIAAAVPLTVLVATGRTEWAAYAAFGAMTAIFGRSEPYGTRLRTVTTAALVQVAATGLGILLAVVHAPHAVEAIVLAVLITAVIVAYNLLGVTPSGPLFAVFGLLVCAAQPIDDGTGWQRWGVAWAAAAFAWLLAMSGWVLRRAAPGRAKAVFRDLPRRTPVRVHAWSDARLWLNVVQNVAAALLAGAAALALGIGHPYWAVVSAVAVIPPARAAHTAQRAVHRVAGTLVGVVVTALVLWPDPPAWVLIVVIAVCQFGAELLVGRHYGAALVFVTPLALVVVHLASPVPVFGLLADRVLETVLGAAVGLLAVLAAKRLAEADRLPPPSGVLPSVGPKPR
- a CDS encoding FAD:protein FMN transferase, with product MTVHGGAIRGNAFPAMGTVVSLRVGDPPEGSAAAGASPWSGPAAAASVDRSAPLLAEVMVAFARWEARCSLVEPRSELSRIARGDLALHAASAEVRGAYALALDWRSRTGGRFTPHRGDGVIDLNGVVKALAVADAGDALDRAGRLGWAIDAGGDILVAAGARVPVGIADPLDRTALLARFDLDGMRRRAIATSGSAERGDHIWTVAGIEGSPFVQVSVAAADLVTADVLATGIVAGGLDGLHDLSARFDVDVLAVTLDRRLLATPGWPRSSA
- a CDS encoding FMN-binding protein — translated: MRRRAVLLASAASAAAILGGWQLGQVETASLDASGTVETVSSDDSEATDAAGTTDPGQDASGSTGSSDSGATDPGATGAGSSGSAGTGTASSGAADGTYSGSSVSTRFGDVQVQVTVSGGAITEVTALRLTDHDGRSVQISNRAEPVLRDEVLQAQSARVSFVSGATYTSAAYLQSLQSALDQAGFTG